The Colius striatus isolate bColStr4 chromosome 9, bColStr4.1.hap1, whole genome shotgun sequence genome contains the following window.
TGCCAATTATGCACCTGGTCCTGGTGCCACCTTCCAGCCAGAACATGTTTTCCTTTACCCATGACAATTGATCATTGCCAGTGATGTTGGCTGGGAAGGGACCGCTCAGGGACTCAGATGTGCCCTACTGAGATCTGGCATCCACTGGCTCTTCTCAACGGGAAGTCAGCCCAGCTTTAGCCCCTGCCTCTCTACTGAAACCATCAGTCAGAGAAGTAATGACAGCTTTTTGTTATGGGCCTCAGCTCTCCCTTGTGAATATTAGGACACAGGCTGCCACCAAAGCCACGTTCATTCCACCCGTGTCACTGAGCAGACATCGCATACCCCtgcttcagctgccctcactgagggtcaggctggtgtggctgatgggaaaggatcctctcctctttctcacCACCATGTACCTCAGTCACCCAGCCCTATCAGTTCAGAAGTGCTTTTGGGCAACAGAGTGAGGACCCAAAAAGTCCCCTACATGTGTCCAAGCTGGATACCTCAGCTCAGTGCAACCTCAGTGACCCAACCAGGTTCTCCCCTGCATACTCTGGGCACATGAGAGGATTTCCCATCTTTTAATAGAAGCTGCTCCCTGAATGAGGGAGACCTAAGACTTTATGAGCTACTCTTCCACTTTGCAGCTCAGCTGATACAATAATACTTGAGATGGAAAGAAGCCAGTAGTCTTCTACTCCAAGAAGCCTCCAAGCACTTCCACAGCACCCTTATCTGTGTGTACTTCAATGGGAACCAATCATTTGGCACCTTTCCAGGTCTTCCAGCCCCAAAAGGCTCCTCCAAAGGATCTGTGATGGGAATGCAGCAAGTCAGGGTGGGGATGGGACTGCTTCAGCCACCTCCTCCATACCTGAAAGTACATTTCCACCAGCTCATCCTCCTGCATAAGATAGTagagccttcctgcctgcagccaggcttctgctgctttcacagTCTCCTCAAGGTCAATGAAGATCCTTAGACTCTGTTTGGTGCAGTCCAGGGACTGTCTCAAAGCCCTGTGATGGTAACAGGCAGAAAGCCATTACAGAGAAACCACAGGACACCTGCAGCAATCAGCTGCCCCAACACCTCCCCACTGGCAATCCATCCTGCCTTCTCCTCCTACAGTTGCCAAGTTAGAGGCAAATGGAcagccacagctctgagcaATTTTTTCCTGGCAAAATCATGGAAGCTTCCAGGCTTTAGTGCACATGTGTGTATCACCTGGCAACCTTATTCCAGCCTGGGCCCCCAATGCTCAGCACAGCCCTAGGCAGCCTGCTCCCCAAGGGGCTGCTCCCCACTACTGCTTGCTGCAGGTTACCTGCAAACCTCCCTACACTAAGCCCCAAAGTCACTCCCAGCTTCAACATAGGAGCACAGGGAGAATGTCTGCACCAAAGAGGCAGATCTGTAGCTACATGTCCTTATAGCCCCTTTTCAAGGCCCTGGTCACTAAGAGACAAAGGGACAGGCAGTAGGACAAGGCGACAGGCTGGACACACTGCCTGCAGACAGACAACTGTGGTGAGAGGAGCACTGGGCAGTGCTCAGAGcatgtttgtttgcttggtgTCTCGCCTGCTGGAAACTGGGCTCCAACTGTCCTTCAAGTCCAGGGAACAGGATGCTTTGTGATCTGAAATAGCACTATTCACATGATAGGAGTCTGCTTCTTAAATACCTTCCCTCTGAACTCGCTGTGACCTAGCATGAGAAAGTTAACATCCAAGGTaatggcagcccctgcccattTGCCCATTTGGGACATAGAAGCTACAGCTGTCCACTATTTTACACTATTGCCTTCAAAGACCAAAGAAAGTCTGTAGTCTGTTCaagtctctttctctctcctcctgttTAATCTAATCAGTCACCTGCATGTGTCAGCAGAAGATTGAAAGGTGAGGTAATATGGGGCCTTAAGTACCTCCCTGGGGGAAATACTCCAGCAGAGATAGGAAGGGCAGActcagcagctggaggctgAAGCCAGACTTACTCAGACAACAGATAAGGAACCTATTTTTACTGGTGAATGGTGATTAATCACTGGAATAAGCCTCCAAAGGAAGTGATGAATTCACTGTGCTGGGTCTCCTCTGATCAAGGCTGGAGGTCTCTCAAACTGTGTTTGGCCAGACCTCAGTTCTGTCCCAGCTGTTGGGACACTCTGGTTGGCATTGAACTGCTCCCCTCTTCACTGCACAGCACACTCCAGCAGCACATCAATGACCAGCCTACCTGTGGGGGCAGCTAGAGCTTCCACACACCTTCCCTACCTCTCTTGAGAGGCACTCCAGGAGAGCCACTGCTCCTGCTTTGGGTGAGCAGGGACCTCACTCAAACATAGACAGGACTTACTCAGATGTGCCCAAATTCTGGTAGAGCTGGCTGAGGGTCTGCCAGACATTGCCTTCCAgctctctgtcctgcagctgttgTGCCAAAGATACCCAGTGCTCATGGTAGGTAATGCAGGCCTGGAGATTGGGAGACACTTTGCTGTAGAAATGGCAGAGAGACTCAGTGATGTGAAGCTGACCTGTATgggacagggaagggaaaaggacaGGTCAGGGGACCACGTTAGGGACCTGACAGGGTGCTGCACAGAGGGGGACGCTGCCCTGGTTCCCGCCAGCAAAGCTGTACTCACTCCTCACGTTATGCCACTTCAGGGCAAAAACCAACGCCAGTTCATAACACAGTTTGCCATCTTCCATCCTCTGCCCGTTCACCATGGCCTGGGCtagccacagcagcacctgcaccagctccatctccaggTCTTCGCTGCCCTGGAGCTCAGCATagagctgagctgcctggaGCAGGTAGAGCTCAGAGAGCTGGTTCGCCTGGCGCCACAGGTTCAGCTGCCCCAGGTTAGCCAGGGCAATAGCCTGGTTCCTCTTGTTCCCGGTCTCCTTGGCTTTCTGCAGGGCCCAGAGGTAGTTCTCTGCAGCCTTTTGCACCTGCCCTTCTCCTTTGAGGGCAATGGCCAGCAGATTGTGCACAGCTCCCCCCTGAGTGACACTGTCCGTCCCGTGCAGAGAGAGCAAGAGCTGGCGCATGATGCCTGCAGCTGGGCCCGGCTGCCCGTGCAGCAGGTACATCCAccccagggagagggaagactcaaaagcctcctcctctcccatcaGCCTGCTGAGGGTTACAGCCATGGCTGCATAGCAAACTGCTCCATCCAACACACCATGCTGGAGGTACATCCTGGACAGGATGGCGCACAGCGTCCTCTGGatgggcacagctctgctctcacGGGAGAAGTGCAGCGCTTGCTTGAGATAGAAGCAAGCCAGTGCTGGGATGCTGCTCCTCTCCAGTTGGCTTCCCAGGAGTTTGGAAGCATTTTGGAGGATGAAGCCAGCTCGCCAAATGGGTGTGGGTGCCCCCTTGACACCACTGGGAAGAAACAGCCTGGCAGAAGCCAGTGCGATGTTTGGCAAGTACTTCTTGTCATAAAGGAAGCTCAGGATGGGAGTGACATCCAGTGGTGCACAGCCAGTGTCTGGGCTGAGTGAAGTGGTGGTGAGACATTGGAGGTGTTCAGTAAAGGGCAGCACTTCATCAGTTTTGCCTAGTTGTAGGAAGAGCTTGACAAGAAGGAAGCAGACCCGTCCCTCCAAGGGAGCGTTACCCACAGCAATGGCTTCCCTCAGGACATACAGCATGACCTCCAGCTCGTTCTCAGAGCTGAAGGAGCGGCCAGGCAAACAGACAAGCAAGGTCACCATCTTTCCCAGCAGGGAGGAGAACTTGTGCTTCATGTTCTGCTTCAAGTAGATGGAGGCAAGGTTCACGTGCAATGCAGCCAACAGGGGCAGGTCCCCAAACCCTCTGTCCAGGACGCTCATGGCTTCCTCAAAGTAGACTCGAGCCTGGGAGAACTTCACTTTTTTGATGCAGAGCTTACCCAAGAGGAAACAGAGCCTGACATGAGCCCACACTGAATGAGTCCTCTTAGCCCAGTTCCTGGATGTCTCAAGGTACAAGACCAGCTCATCCTCGTCAGAGAAACCATAAAAAGTGGagttgagaaaggaaaaactgagaTCATAGAGGCTTTGAAAACTGGGCACATAACCATCTTGGTTAAGGAAGGTCAATATAGGGTCAAAGACATCGGCATCTTCCATGTCTCCAGCATTTAAGTCAATAAAGAACTTGGGATCATCAAAATCATCCAGCTTCTCCAGGAGAACATCTTCCAATGTAGCAGGGGTTGATTCGCTCCCTGGGCTAGACAGCTCAGAGGTGGTAGTTGTAGCCAAGTCATTTAATTCCTCCCAAGACTGGAGCAACTGGATATCTTTACAACCATGGAGAATAGCCTCTGGAAGGGAAAGGTAAACCATTGTGAGATGTTTCCCTGTGTCAAAATTGACCCTCAGAAGTCATCATAAAAGCATCCCGTTCTGTCCCCTCCACATACTCACCTGGTGGCACTTTTGGGAACACAGCTGTAGGTTCAAAACCATCTACACAAag
Protein-coding sequences here:
- the SH3TC2 gene encoding SH3 domain and tetratricopeptide repeat-containing protein 2 isoform X2, with protein sequence MVFTSGGETVLISEAQCVSPAAPAQPCPCPVGTACSASQPSDTEHGGRRRSWQQVRLGHWSQATLLLRQQKAPRTAPWCYWLVERAFHQISLFFSVESRSSQCLNSQLQEAARKKLWALECDDRGVCALFKELSARLVCMQAQEDRFLLTFKTLEEVWKFSTYLTLGYVGSCLEQLLFDQEYWLNCALMEDTEIRVSVDEDHLATIYVGLLLQEGNFFSRAVPGVCQPEQEGLQLFRNELIHVKSVGEESKWEGTSLLTGQRALVPVAALEPIPHPFHQWFLKNYTVSFGISQEISGTTSQPIVKGRCTATEDHRGAAWDELSFSKGDSIEVIGFFIPGLPWFVGKSLSSGSVGFVPTRSINPEACQPLEKGLMFLSEEEKAPLLHIPCNGGEQHFTTLLGDLARTDITSVYRLDGFEPTAVFPKVPPEAILHGCKDIQLLQSWEELNDLATTTTSELSSPGSESTPATLEDVLLEKLDDFDDPKFFIDLNAGDMEDADVFDPILTFLNQDGYVPSFQSLYDLSFSFLNSTFYGFSDEDELVLYLETSRNWAKRTHSVWAHVRLCFLLGKLCIKKVKFSQARVYFEEAMSVLDRGFGDLPLLAALHVNLASIYLKQNMKHKFSSLLGKMVTLLVCLPGRSFSSENELEVMLYVLREAIAVGNAPLEGRVCFLLVKLFLQLGKTDEVLPFTEHLQCLTTTSLSPDTGCAPLDVTPILSFLYDKKYLPNIALASARLFLPSGVKGAPTPIWRAGFILQNASKLLGSQLERSSIPALACFYLKQALHFSRESRAVPIQRTLCAILSRMYLQHGVLDGAVCYAAMAVTLSRLMGEEEAFESSLSLGWMYLLHGQPGPAAGIMRQLLLSLHGTDSVTQGGAVHNLLAIALKGEGQVQKAAENYLWALQKAKETGNKRNQAIALANLGQLNLWRQANQLSELYLLQAAQLYAELQGSEDLEMELVQVLLWLAQAMVNGQRMEDGKLCYELALVFALKWHNVRSQLHITESLCHFYSKVSPNLQACITYHEHWVSLAQQLQDRELEGNVWQTLSQLYQNLGTSEALRQSLDCTKQSLRIFIDLEETVKAAEAWLQAGRLYYLMQEDELVEMYFQAAIQTALKRENFSLAMDLYEKAGDTFFNGSRSRDRAVEFYRGGAVPLARKLKASKTELRLFNKLAELQIGLQGYEKALEFATLAARLSIRVGDQLQELVAFHRLATVYYFLHMYEMAEDCYLKTLALRPSLLQCSGEALYYCKVYCHLGNLTLNKLKDEQDAATYFLLALAAATELGDQELQGLIRAKLANIPPAPRAPEATPGCATSRPRWLSEGGHVV
- the SH3TC2 gene encoding SH3 domain and tetratricopeptide repeat-containing protein 2 isoform X1, whose protein sequence is MTSVQPATSFSTSQRDPSGREHSDRGPTASPHRLSSPGTVCESCCPRSALPLPRGDSLQRIAAQRHGTWWQEKIMAAGKAGALEPSNPATEAAEGSSDSSLVLLAGGEGFPPEISLFFSVESRSSQCLNSQLQEAARKKLWALECDDRGVCALFKELSARLVCMQAQEDRFLLTFKTLEEVWKFSTYLTLGYVGSCLEQLLFDQEYWLNCALMEDTEIRVSVDEDHLATIYVGLLLQEGNFFSRAVPGVCQPEQEGLQLFRNELIHVKSVGEESKWEGTSLLTGQRALVPVAALEPIPHPFHQWFLKNYTVSFGISQEISGTTSQPIVKGRCTATEDHRGAAWDELSFSKGDSIEVIGFFIPGLPWFVGKSLSSGSVGFVPTRSINPEACQPLEKGLMFLSEEEKAPLLHIPCNGGEQHFTTLLGDLARTDITSVYRLDGFEPTAVFPKVPPEAILHGCKDIQLLQSWEELNDLATTTTSELSSPGSESTPATLEDVLLEKLDDFDDPKFFIDLNAGDMEDADVFDPILTFLNQDGYVPSFQSLYDLSFSFLNSTFYGFSDEDELVLYLETSRNWAKRTHSVWAHVRLCFLLGKLCIKKVKFSQARVYFEEAMSVLDRGFGDLPLLAALHVNLASIYLKQNMKHKFSSLLGKMVTLLVCLPGRSFSSENELEVMLYVLREAIAVGNAPLEGRVCFLLVKLFLQLGKTDEVLPFTEHLQCLTTTSLSPDTGCAPLDVTPILSFLYDKKYLPNIALASARLFLPSGVKGAPTPIWRAGFILQNASKLLGSQLERSSIPALACFYLKQALHFSRESRAVPIQRTLCAILSRMYLQHGVLDGAVCYAAMAVTLSRLMGEEEAFESSLSLGWMYLLHGQPGPAAGIMRQLLLSLHGTDSVTQGGAVHNLLAIALKGEGQVQKAAENYLWALQKAKETGNKRNQAIALANLGQLNLWRQANQLSELYLLQAAQLYAELQGSEDLEMELVQVLLWLAQAMVNGQRMEDGKLCYELALVFALKWHNVRSQLHITESLCHFYSKVSPNLQACITYHEHWVSLAQQLQDRELEGNVWQTLSQLYQNLGTSEALRQSLDCTKQSLRIFIDLEETVKAAEAWLQAGRLYYLMQEDELVEMYFQAAIQTALKRENFSLAMDLYEKAGDTFFNGSRSRDRAVEFYRGGAVPLARKLKASKTELRLFNKLAELQIGLQGYEKALEFATLAARLSIRVGDQLQELVAFHRLATVYYFLHMYEMAEDCYLKTLALRPSLLQCSGEALYYCKVYCHLGNLTLNKLKDEQDAATYFLLALAAATELGDQELQGLIRAKLANIPPAPRAPEATPGCATSRPRWLSEGGHVV
- the SH3TC2 gene encoding SH3 domain and tetratricopeptide repeat-containing protein 2 isoform X4 — protein: MTSVQPATSFSTSQRDPSGREHSDRGPTASPHRLSSPGTVCESCCPRSALPLPRGDSLQRIAAQRHGTWWQEKIMAAGKAGALEPSNPATEAAEGSSDSSLVLLAGGEGFPPEISLFFSVESRSSQCLNSQLQEAARKKLWALECDDRGVCALFKELSARLVCMQAQEDRFLLTFKTLEEVWKFSTYLTLGYVGSCLEQLLFDQEYWLNCALMEDTEIRVSVDEDHLATIYVGLLLQEGNFFSRAVPGVCQPEQEGLQLFRNELIHVKSVGEESKWEGTSLLTGQRALVPVAALEPIPHPFHQWFLKNYTVSFGISQEISGTTSQPIVKGRCTATEDHRGAAWDELSFSKGDSIEVIGFFIPGLPWFVGKSLSSGSVGFVPTRSINPEACQPLEKGLMFLSEEEKAPLLHIPCNGGEQHFTTLLGDLARTDITSVYRLDGFEPTAVFPKVPPEAILHGCKDIQLLQSWEELNDLATTTTSELSSPGSESTPATLEDVLLEKLDDFDDPKFFIDLNAGDMEDADVFDPILTFLNQDGYVPSFQSLYDLSFSFLNSTFYGFSDEDELVLYLETSRNWAKRTHSVWAHVRLCFLLGKLCIKKVKFSQARVYFEEAMSVLDRGFGDLPLLAALHVNLASIYLKQNMKHKFSSLLGKMVTLLVCLPGRSFSSENELEVMLYVLREAIAVGNAPLEGRVCFLLVKLFLQLGKTDEVLPFTEHLQCLTTTSLSPDTGCAPLDVTPILSFLYDKKYLPNIALASARLFLPSGVKGAPTPIWRAGFILQNASKLLGSQLERSSIPALACFYLKQALHFSRESRAVPIQRTLCAILSRMYLQHGVLDGAVCYAAMAVTLSRLMGEEEAFESSLSLGWMYLLHGQPGPAAGIMRQLLLSLHGTDSVTQGGAVHNLLAIALKGEGQVQKAAENYLWALQKAKETGNKRNQAIALANLGQLNLWRQANQLSELYLLQAAQLYAELQGSEDLEMELVQVLLWLAQAMVNGQRMEDGKLCYELALVFALKWHNVRSQLHITESLCHFYSKVSPNLQACITYHEHWVSLAQQLQDRELEGNVWQTLSQLYQNLGTSEALRQSLDCTKQSLRIFIDLEETVKAAEAWLQAGRLYYLMQEDELVEMYFQAAIQTALKRENFSLAMDLYEKAGDTFFNGSRSRDRAVEFYRGGAVPLARKLKASKTELRLFNKLAELQIGLQGYEKALEFATLAARLSIRVGDQLQELVAFHRLATVYYFLHMYEMAEDCYLKTLALRPSLLQCSGEALYYCKVYCHLGNLTLNKLKSICLD
- the SH3TC2 gene encoding SH3 domain and tetratricopeptide repeat-containing protein 2 isoform X5, with the protein product MEDTEIRVSVDEDHLATIYVGLLLQEGNFFSRAVPGVCQPEQEGLQLFRNELIHVKSVGEESKWEGTSLLTGQRALVPVAALEPIPHPFHQWFLKNYTVSFGISQEISGTTSQPIVKGRCTATEDHRGAAWDELSFSKGDSIEVIGFFIPGLPWFVGKSLSSGSVGFVPTRSINPEACQPLEKGLMFLSEEEKAPLLHIPCNGGEQHFTTLLGDLARTDITSVYRLDGFEPTAVFPKVPPEAILHGCKDIQLLQSWEELNDLATTTTSELSSPGSESTPATLEDVLLEKLDDFDDPKFFIDLNAGDMEDADVFDPILTFLNQDGYVPSFQSLYDLSFSFLNSTFYGFSDEDELVLYLETSRNWAKRTHSVWAHVRLCFLLGKLCIKKVKFSQARVYFEEAMSVLDRGFGDLPLLAALHVNLASIYLKQNMKHKFSSLLGKMVTLLVCLPGRSFSSENELEVMLYVLREAIAVGNAPLEGRVCFLLVKLFLQLGKTDEVLPFTEHLQCLTTTSLSPDTGCAPLDVTPILSFLYDKKYLPNIALASARLFLPSGVKGAPTPIWRAGFILQNASKLLGSQLERSSIPALACFYLKQALHFSRESRAVPIQRTLCAILSRMYLQHGVLDGAVCYAAMAVTLSRLMGEEEAFESSLSLGWMYLLHGQPGPAAGIMRQLLLSLHGTDSVTQGGAVHNLLAIALKGEGQVQKAAENYLWALQKAKETGNKRNQAIALANLGQLNLWRQANQLSELYLLQAAQLYAELQGSEDLEMELVQVLLWLAQAMVNGQRMEDGKLCYELALVFALKWHNVRSQLHITESLCHFYSKVSPNLQACITYHEHWVSLAQQLQDRELEGNVWQTLSQLYQNLGTSEALRQSLDCTKQSLRIFIDLEETVKAAEAWLQAGRLYYLMQEDELVEMYFQAAIQTALKRENFSLAMDLYEKAGDTFFNGSRSRDRAVEFYRGGAVPLARKLKASKTELRLFNKLAELQIGLQGYEKALEFATLAARLSIRVGDQLQELVAFHRLATVYYFLHMYEMAEDCYLKTLALRPSLLQCSGEALYYCKVYCHLGNLTLNKLKDEQDAATYFLLALAAATELGDQELQGLIRAKLANIPPAPRAPEATPGCATSRPRWLSEGGHVV
- the SH3TC2 gene encoding SH3 domain and tetratricopeptide repeat-containing protein 2 isoform X3, which translates into the protein MVFTSGGETVLISEAQCVSPAAPAQPCPCPVGTACSASQPSDTEHGGRRRSWQQVRLGHWSQATLLLRQQKAPRTAPWCYWLVERAFHQLQEAARKKLWALECDDRGVCALFKELSARLVCMQAQEDRFLLTFKTLEEVWKFSTYLTLGYVGSCLEQLLFDQEYWLNCALMEDTEIRVSVDEDHLATIYVGLLLQEGNFFSRAVPGVCQPEQEGLQLFRNELIHVKSVGEESKWEGTSLLTGQRALVPVAALEPIPHPFHQWFLKNYTVSFGISQEISGTTSQPIVKGRCTATEDHRGAAWDELSFSKGDSIEVIGFFIPGLPWFVGKSLSSGSVGFVPTRSINPEACQPLEKGLMFLSEEEKAPLLHIPCNGGEQHFTTLLGDLARTDITSVYRLDGFEPTAVFPKVPPEAILHGCKDIQLLQSWEELNDLATTTTSELSSPGSESTPATLEDVLLEKLDDFDDPKFFIDLNAGDMEDADVFDPILTFLNQDGYVPSFQSLYDLSFSFLNSTFYGFSDEDELVLYLETSRNWAKRTHSVWAHVRLCFLLGKLCIKKVKFSQARVYFEEAMSVLDRGFGDLPLLAALHVNLASIYLKQNMKHKFSSLLGKMVTLLVCLPGRSFSSENELEVMLYVLREAIAVGNAPLEGRVCFLLVKLFLQLGKTDEVLPFTEHLQCLTTTSLSPDTGCAPLDVTPILSFLYDKKYLPNIALASARLFLPSGVKGAPTPIWRAGFILQNASKLLGSQLERSSIPALACFYLKQALHFSRESRAVPIQRTLCAILSRMYLQHGVLDGAVCYAAMAVTLSRLMGEEEAFESSLSLGWMYLLHGQPGPAAGIMRQLLLSLHGTDSVTQGGAVHNLLAIALKGEGQVQKAAENYLWALQKAKETGNKRNQAIALANLGQLNLWRQANQLSELYLLQAAQLYAELQGSEDLEMELVQVLLWLAQAMVNGQRMEDGKLCYELALVFALKWHNVRSQLHITESLCHFYSKVSPNLQACITYHEHWVSLAQQLQDRELEGNVWQTLSQLYQNLGTSEALRQSLDCTKQSLRIFIDLEETVKAAEAWLQAGRLYYLMQEDELVEMYFQAAIQTALKRENFSLAMDLYEKAGDTFFNGSRSRDRAVEFYRGGAVPLARKLKASKTELRLFNKLAELQIGLQGYEKALEFATLAARLSIRVGDQLQELVAFHRLATVYYFLHMYEMAEDCYLKTLALRPSLLQCSGEALYYCKVYCHLGNLTLNKLKDEQDAATYFLLALAAATELGDQELQGLIRAKLANIPPAPRAPEATPGCATSRPRWLSEGGHVV
- the SH3TC2 gene encoding SH3 domain and tetratricopeptide repeat-containing protein 2 isoform X6; this encodes MTSVQPATSFSTSQRDPSGREHSDRGPTASPHRLSSPGTVCESCCPRSALPLPRGDSLQRIAAQRHGTWWQEKIMAAGKAGALEPSNPATEAAEGSSDSSLVLLAGGEGFPPEISLFFSVESRSSQCLNSQLQEAARKKLWALECDDRGVCALFKELSARLVCMQAQEDRFLLTFKTLEEVWKFSTYLTLGYVGSCLEQLLFDQEYWLNCALMEDTEIRVSVDEDHLATIYVGLLLQEGNFFSRAVPGVCQPEQEGLQLFRNELIHVKSVGEESKWEGTSLLTGQRALVPVAALEPIPHPFHQWFLKNYTVSFGISQEISGTTSQPIVKGRCTATEDHRGAAWDELSFSKGDSIEVIGFFIPGLPWFVGKSLSSGSVGFVPTRSINPEACQPLEKGLMFLSEEEKAPLLHIPCNGGEQHFTTLLGDLARTDITSVYRLDGFEPTAVFPKVPPEAILHGCKDIQLLQSWEELNDLATTTTSELSSPGSESTPATLEDVLLEKLDDFDDPKFFIDLNAGDMEDADVFDPILTFLNQDGYVPSFQSLYDLSFSFLNSTFYGFSDEDELVLYLETSRNWAKRTHSVWAHVRLCFLLGKLCIKKVKFSQARVYFEEAMSVLDRGFGDLPLLAALHVNLASIYLKQNMKHKFSSLLGKMVTLLVCLPGRSFSSENELEVMLYVLREAIAVGNAPLEGRVCFLLVKLFLQLGKTDEVLPFTEHLQCLTTTSLSPDTGCAPLDVTPILSFLYDKKYLPNIALASARLFLPSGVKGAPTPIWRAGFILQNASKLLGSQLERSSIPALACFYLKQALHFSRESRAVPIQRTLCAILSRMYLQHGVLDGAVCYAAMAVTLSRLMGEEEAFESSLSLGWMYLLHGQPGPAAGIMRQLLLSLHGTDSVTQGGAVHNLLAIALKGEGQVQKAAENYLWALQKAKETGNKRNQAIALANLGQLNLWRQANQLSELYLLQAAQLYAELQGSEDLEMELVQVLLWLAQAMVNGQRMEDGKLCYELALVFALKWHNVRSQLHITESLCHFYSKVSPNLQACITYHEHWVSLAQQLQDRELEGNVWQTLSQLYQNLGTSEQPFRLP